The Mercurialis annua linkage group LG2, ddMerAnnu1.2, whole genome shotgun sequence genome contains a region encoding:
- the LOC130015154 gene encoding uncharacterized protein LOC130015154 yields the protein MRAGKYEYSVTTAKNLVETLKCLLSLVALARTWHNEGLVESVLSKVAEEFKQCITSQYDLMRIVGMKEDGRLPILKVRLNLVFFLFRKYFRCLHTIGYFSIIEQLFIYNFM from the exons AT GAGAGCTGGCAAATACGAGTATAGTGTTACTACTGCAAAAAATTTG GTGGAAACTTTGAAATGTTTGCTGTCGCTTGTAGCCTTAGCGAGAACCTGGCATAATGAAGGT TTGGTGGAATCAGTACTAAGTAAGGTTGCGGAAGAGTTCAAGCAATGTATTACAAGTCAATATGACCTG atgAGAATTGTCGGGATGAAAGAAGATGGACGTCTCCCTATattaaaagttaggcttaatttagttttttttctttttagaaaatattttagatgtttgcatacgatcggttattttagtattattgaACAGttattcatttataattttatgtaa